The following are encoded in a window of Gossypium raimondii isolate GPD5lz chromosome 13, ASM2569854v1, whole genome shotgun sequence genomic DNA:
- the LOC128036139 gene encoding secreted RxLR effector protein 161-like, which produces MTDAKLDVQMTTLGFHLSLYDYLKTAEEKEYMSKVPYASTIESLMYVMLCTRLDICFAVGMVSRYQTNPGLRHWQVVKHIFRYIKRTKDYMLVYSREDLTAVGYIDSDFQTYKDSRKSMSRNVFVLGRITIVWRNVKQTFTVESNMDVEYMAASEEMEEAI; this is translated from the coding sequence ATGACTGATGCAAAGCTAGACGTTCAGATGACTACATTaggttttcatctttctttataTGACTATCTTAAGACAGCAGAAGAAAAAGAGTATATGAGTAAGGTTCCATATGCTTCGACAATTGAAAGCCTTATGTATGTGATGCTTTGCACACGTCTAGATATCTGTTTTGCAGTAGGAATGGTTAGTCGATATCAGACGAATCCAGGTCTCAGGCATTGGCAAGTTGTAAAGCATATATTTAGGTATATTAAAAGAACCaaggattatatgcttgtgtattctagGGAGGACCTTACTGCTGTTGGATACATAGACTCAGACTTCCAAACCTATAAAGATTCGAGGAAATCGATGTCGAGAAATGTTTTCGTTCTAGGCCGTATAACCATAGTATGGAGAAATGTAAAACAAACTTTCACTGTTGAATCTAATATGGATGTTGAGTATATGGCTGCTTCTGAGGAAATGGAAGAAGCAATATAG